A window from Acinonyx jubatus isolate Ajub_Pintada_27869175 chromosome E1, VMU_Ajub_asm_v1.0, whole genome shotgun sequence encodes these proteins:
- the HSD17B1 gene encoding 17-beta-hydroxysteroid dehydrogenase type 1 isoform X2, whose protein sequence is MDRTVVLITGCSSGIGLHLALRLASDPSQRFKVYATLRDLRAQGPLREAAQSRGCPPGSLEMLQLDVRDADSVAAARARVTEGRVDVLVCNAGRGLLGPLEVQEAGAVGSVLDVNVAGTVRTLQAFLPDMKRRRSGRVLVTGSMGGLMGLPFNAVYCASKFAIEGLCESLAVMLPPFGVHVSLIECGPVRTAFQEKLEGGPGGALDGADAETRDLFSRYQRHLERIFQEAAQDPEEVTEVFLAALRAPRPALRYFSTERFLPLVRMRLTDPSGRSYVAAMHRAVFADEPAEESAADLGGPALGAPSAAPQ, encoded by the exons ATGGACCGCACTGTGGTGCTCATCACGGGCTGCTCCTCTGGCATCGGCCTGCACCTGGCTCTGCGTCTGGCATCCGACCCCTCCCAGAGATTCAAAG TGTATGCCACGCTGCGGGACCTGAGGGCGCAGGGCCCGCTGCGGGAGGCGGCCCAGTCCCGAGGGTGCCCTCCTGGCTCCCTGGAGATGTTGCAGCTGGATGTGAGGGATGCAGATTCCGTGGCCGCTGCCCGGGCACGCGTGACCGAGGGCCGCGTGGACGTGCTGG TGTGTAATGCGGGCCGGGGCCTGCTCGGGCCGCTGGAGGTGCAGGAGGCTGGCGCCGTCGGGTCTGTGCTGGACGTGAACGTGGCAGGGACGGTGCGGACACTGCAGGCCTTCCTGCCGGACATGAAGCGCCGCCGCTCGGGACGCGTATTGGTGACGGGGAGCATGGGTGGCTTGATGG GGCTGCCATTCAACGCCGTTTACTGCGCCAGCAAGTTTGCGATCGAAGGTCTATGCGAGAGTTTGGCGGTTATGCTGCCGCCCTTCGGGGTCCA CGTGAGCCTCATCGAGTGCGGCCCGGTGCGCACCGCCTTCCAGGAGAAGCTGGAGGGCGGCCCGGGCGGAGCGCTGGACGGCGCGGACGCCGAGACCCGCGACCTCTTCTCCCGCTACCAGCGCCATTTGGAGCGGATCTTCCAAGAGGCGGCGCAGGACCCGGAGGAGGTGACCGAG GTCTTCCTCGCCGCGCtgcgcgccccgcgccccgcgctgCGCTACTTCAGCACGGAGCGCTTCCTGCCCCTGGTGCGCATGCGTCTCACCGACCCCAGCGGCCGCAGCTACGTCGCCGCCATGCACCGTGCGGTGTTCGCCGACGAGCCCGCCGAGGAGTCCGCTGCCGACCTGGGCGGCCCCGCGCTCGGCGCTCCTTCCGCCGCCCCGCAATAA
- the HSD17B1 gene encoding 17-beta-hydroxysteroid dehydrogenase type 1 isoform X1, with protein sequence MDRTVVLITGCSSGIGLHLALRLASDPSQRFKVYATLRDLRAQGPLREAAQSRGCPPGSLEMLQLDVRDADSVAAARARVTEGRVDVLVCNAGRGLLGPLEVQEAGAVGSVLDVNVAGTVRTLQAFLPDMKRRRSGRVLVTGSMGGLMGAWNGAGPAGGVGPGDSARGYSGLRAPPKASSPLEGLPFNAVYCASKFAIEGLCESLAVMLPPFGVHVSLIECGPVRTAFQEKLEGGPGGALDGADAETRDLFSRYQRHLERIFQEAAQDPEEVTEVFLAALRAPRPALRYFSTERFLPLVRMRLTDPSGRSYVAAMHRAVFADEPAEESAADLGGPALGAPSAAPQ encoded by the exons ATGGACCGCACTGTGGTGCTCATCACGGGCTGCTCCTCTGGCATCGGCCTGCACCTGGCTCTGCGTCTGGCATCCGACCCCTCCCAGAGATTCAAAG TGTATGCCACGCTGCGGGACCTGAGGGCGCAGGGCCCGCTGCGGGAGGCGGCCCAGTCCCGAGGGTGCCCTCCTGGCTCCCTGGAGATGTTGCAGCTGGATGTGAGGGATGCAGATTCCGTGGCCGCTGCCCGGGCACGCGTGACCGAGGGCCGCGTGGACGTGCTGG TGTGTAATGCGGGCCGGGGCCTGCTCGGGCCGCTGGAGGTGCAGGAGGCTGGCGCCGTCGGGTCTGTGCTGGACGTGAACGTGGCAGGGACGGTGCGGACACTGCAGGCCTTCCTGCCGGACATGAAGCGCCGCCGCTCGGGACGCGTATTGGTGACGGGGAGCATGGGTGGCTTGATGGGTGCGTGGAATGGGGCAGGGCCAGCGGGAGGGGTGGGGCCTGGCGACAGTGCCAGGGGCTACAGTGGGCTCCGGGCGCCTCCAAAAGCTTCATCTCCCCTGGAAGGGCTGCCATTCAACGCCGTTTACTGCGCCAGCAAGTTTGCGATCGAAGGTCTATGCGAGAGTTTGGCGGTTATGCTGCCGCCCTTCGGGGTCCA CGTGAGCCTCATCGAGTGCGGCCCGGTGCGCACCGCCTTCCAGGAGAAGCTGGAGGGCGGCCCGGGCGGAGCGCTGGACGGCGCGGACGCCGAGACCCGCGACCTCTTCTCCCGCTACCAGCGCCATTTGGAGCGGATCTTCCAAGAGGCGGCGCAGGACCCGGAGGAGGTGACCGAG GTCTTCCTCGCCGCGCtgcgcgccccgcgccccgcgctgCGCTACTTCAGCACGGAGCGCTTCCTGCCCCTGGTGCGCATGCGTCTCACCGACCCCAGCGGCCGCAGCTACGTCGCCGCCATGCACCGTGCGGTGTTCGCCGACGAGCCCGCCGAGGAGTCCGCTGCCGACCTGGGCGGCCCCGCGCTCGGCGCTCCTTCCGCCGCCCCGCAATAA